One window of Trifolium pratense cultivar HEN17-A07 linkage group LG5, ARS_RC_1.1, whole genome shotgun sequence genomic DNA carries:
- the LOC123885702 gene encoding exocyst complex component SEC8-like isoform X3 produces the protein MPKFANDLVKKTLSMMTINLFAGMLLTLLKGLDKQLKEHQNSNHVGGKHHSHSDGEPTRSLGPFAQDYRKLAIDCIKVLRVEMQLETMFHMQEMTNTEYLDDQNADEPDDFIISLTSQITRRDEEMAPVISNSKRNYIFGGICGVANASVKALADMKSINLFWGRSPKRRIT, from the exons ATGCCGAAATTTGCTAATGATCTTGTGAA GAAAACCTTATCCATGATGACAATAAACTTATTTGCTGGCATGTTGCTGACTCTATTGAAAG GCTTGGACAAACAACTCAAAGagcatcaaaattcaaatcatgtTGGAGGAAAACACCATAGTCATTCGGACGGTGAACCTACAAGGAGTTTAGGACCATTTGCTCAAGattataggaaattggcaaTCGATTGCATCAAGGTTTTACGTGTAGAGATGCAATTGGAGACGATGTTTCATATGCAG GAAATGACAAATACAGAATACTTGGATGATCAAAATGCTGATGAACCAGATGACTTCATCATTTCGCTCACTTCACAG ATAACACGAAGGGATGAGGAAATGGCTCCTGTTATTTCAAATTCAAAGCGGAATTACATATTTGGTGGAATTTGCGGGGTTGCTAATGCATCAGTTAAG GCTTTGGCAGATATGAAGTCTATTAATCTTTTTTGGGGCCGAAGCCCAAAGAGAAGAATTACATAG
- the LOC123885702 gene encoding exocyst complex component SEC8-like isoform X1 gives MTGYRLLDKGDVLQVLGWAQAMPKFANDLVKKTLSMMTINLFAGMLLTLLKGLDKQLKEHQNSNHVGGKHHSHSDGEPTRSLGPFAQDYRKLAIDCIKVLRVEMQLETMFHMQEMTNTEYLDDQNADEPDDFIISLTSQITRRDEEMAPVISNSKRNYIFGGICGVANASVKALADMKSINLFWGRSPKRRIT, from the exons ATGACTGGCTATAGATTACTTGACAAAGGAG ATGTTTTGCAGGTACTTGGCTGGGCACAGGCAATGCCGAAATTTGCTAATGATCTTGTGAA GAAAACCTTATCCATGATGACAATAAACTTATTTGCTGGCATGTTGCTGACTCTATTGAAAG GCTTGGACAAACAACTCAAAGagcatcaaaattcaaatcatgtTGGAGGAAAACACCATAGTCATTCGGACGGTGAACCTACAAGGAGTTTAGGACCATTTGCTCAAGattataggaaattggcaaTCGATTGCATCAAGGTTTTACGTGTAGAGATGCAATTGGAGACGATGTTTCATATGCAG GAAATGACAAATACAGAATACTTGGATGATCAAAATGCTGATGAACCAGATGACTTCATCATTTCGCTCACTTCACAG ATAACACGAAGGGATGAGGAAATGGCTCCTGTTATTTCAAATTCAAAGCGGAATTACATATTTGGTGGAATTTGCGGGGTTGCTAATGCATCAGTTAAG GCTTTGGCAGATATGAAGTCTATTAATCTTTTTTGGGGCCGAAGCCCAAAGAGAAGAATTACATAG
- the LOC123885701 gene encoding uncharacterized protein LOC123885701 isoform X2 produces MVGNGYDQCIVRRFRPLVDLAKIRKSLTLPSLLAVLHLFHSLTITKFQSSIKSFHFKLGSSLEPRLAKGITSLKEARKRRIVRERICLEACRVGDPCFVCDK; encoded by the exons ATGGTTGGAAATGGCTATGACCAATGTATAGTAAGGAGGTTTAGGCCACTTGTGGACTTAgcaaaaatcagaaaatcactCACTCTTCCTTCTCTCTTGGCCGTGCTTCATCTCTTCCATTCCCTAACCATCACAAAATTTCAATCCTCCATCAAATCATTCCATTTCAAGCTTGGAAGCTCTTTGGAACCTAGACTTGCTAAGGGAATCACTTCACTTAAG GAAGCGAGAAAGCGTAGAATAGTGCGAGAACGTATTTGTTTGGAagcttgccgag ttggtgacccttgctttgtatgtgataaatga
- the LOC123885701 gene encoding uncharacterized protein LOC123885701 isoform X1, which yields MVGNGYDQCIVRRFRPLVDLAKIRKSLTLPSLLAVLHLFHSLTITKFQSSIKSFHFKLGSSLEPRLAKGITSLKEARKRRIVRERICLEACRDDGEPSETVSHVDGEDFVDYPGV from the exons ATGGTTGGAAATGGCTATGACCAATGTATAGTAAGGAGGTTTAGGCCACTTGTGGACTTAgcaaaaatcagaaaatcactCACTCTTCCTTCTCTCTTGGCCGTGCTTCATCTCTTCCATTCCCTAACCATCACAAAATTTCAATCCTCCATCAAATCATTCCATTTCAAGCTTGGAAGCTCTTTGGAACCTAGACTTGCTAAGGGAATCACTTCACTTAAG GAAGCGAGAAAGCGTAGAATAGTGCGAGAACGTATTTGTTTGGAagcttgccgag ATGACGGAGAGCCTAGCGAGACTGTGAGTCATGTggatggcgaggacttcgtggactatcccggagtgtag
- the LOC123885702 gene encoding exocyst complex component SEC8-like isoform X4, producing MMTINLFAGMLLTLLKGLDKQLKEHQNSNHVGGKHHSHSDGEPTRSLGPFAQDYRKLAIDCIKVLRVEMQLETMFHMQEMTNTEYLDDQNADEPDDFIISLTSQITRRDEEMAPVISNSKRNYIFGGICGVANASVKALADMKSINLFWGRSPKRRIT from the exons ATGATGACAATAAACTTATTTGCTGGCATGTTGCTGACTCTATTGAAAG GCTTGGACAAACAACTCAAAGagcatcaaaattcaaatcatgtTGGAGGAAAACACCATAGTCATTCGGACGGTGAACCTACAAGGAGTTTAGGACCATTTGCTCAAGattataggaaattggcaaTCGATTGCATCAAGGTTTTACGTGTAGAGATGCAATTGGAGACGATGTTTCATATGCAG GAAATGACAAATACAGAATACTTGGATGATCAAAATGCTGATGAACCAGATGACTTCATCATTTCGCTCACTTCACAG ATAACACGAAGGGATGAGGAAATGGCTCCTGTTATTTCAAATTCAAAGCGGAATTACATATTTGGTGGAATTTGCGGGGTTGCTAATGCATCAGTTAAG GCTTTGGCAGATATGAAGTCTATTAATCTTTTTTGGGGCCGAAGCCCAAAGAGAAGAATTACATAG
- the LOC123885702 gene encoding exocyst complex component SEC8-like isoform X2, producing MIRFSLLDVLQVLGWAQAMPKFANDLVKKTLSMMTINLFAGMLLTLLKGLDKQLKEHQNSNHVGGKHHSHSDGEPTRSLGPFAQDYRKLAIDCIKVLRVEMQLETMFHMQEMTNTEYLDDQNADEPDDFIISLTSQITRRDEEMAPVISNSKRNYIFGGICGVANASVKALADMKSINLFWGRSPKRRIT from the exons ATGATAAG GTTTTCCTTGCTAGATGTTTTGCAGGTACTTGGCTGGGCACAGGCAATGCCGAAATTTGCTAATGATCTTGTGAA GAAAACCTTATCCATGATGACAATAAACTTATTTGCTGGCATGTTGCTGACTCTATTGAAAG GCTTGGACAAACAACTCAAAGagcatcaaaattcaaatcatgtTGGAGGAAAACACCATAGTCATTCGGACGGTGAACCTACAAGGAGTTTAGGACCATTTGCTCAAGattataggaaattggcaaTCGATTGCATCAAGGTTTTACGTGTAGAGATGCAATTGGAGACGATGTTTCATATGCAG GAAATGACAAATACAGAATACTTGGATGATCAAAATGCTGATGAACCAGATGACTTCATCATTTCGCTCACTTCACAG ATAACACGAAGGGATGAGGAAATGGCTCCTGTTATTTCAAATTCAAAGCGGAATTACATATTTGGTGGAATTTGCGGGGTTGCTAATGCATCAGTTAAG GCTTTGGCAGATATGAAGTCTATTAATCTTTTTTGGGGCCGAAGCCCAAAGAGAAGAATTACATAG
- the LOC123886506 gene encoding uncharacterized protein LOC123886506: MASKKQLSTNNGNSRTLSWTRAMDDALVDAFMHEFENGNKVNGTFTSTAYDHITAEISALFGEKIDRVKIKNRWKTLKKNFTEYYDIFKGGMSGFSMNPTTQLWDAEPEVWDALIASKPKAAYWRNVPLPNYEKMVTLYGPNRADGDESGTLKETRKQSSSVIDEDFVETIQDIDGHVAQNEVNLEGFDAPHFDFTVPETQSSDPSPIASGSKKKKLKVAKNKESNNEMIEMKESMNMVAEALREGNEIMRERQKYDLPPISGEETWNLIEGCGCEAASLPKIYCAVMNDVNKLRMILQCPLEARKAVIMQMVFGSSD; this comes from the exons ATGGCATCGAAAAAGCAATTATCAACCAACAATGGTAACTCTAGGACTTTGAGTTGGACTAGAGCCATGGACGATGCTCTTGTTGATGCTTTTATGCATGAATTTGAAAATGGTAACAAAGTTAATGGTACCTTCACATCAACAGCGTATGACCATATTACAGCTGAAATCAGTGCATTATTTGGGGAAAAAATTGACAGGGTGAAGATAAAAAACCGTTGgaaaactttgaaaaaaaacttCACCGAATATTACGACATTTTTAAAGGTGGTATGAGTGGATTTTCTATGAATCCAACTACACAATTATGGGATGCTGAGCCAGAAGTTTGGGATGCTCTAATTGCG tcaaaaccaaaagcggCATATTGGAGAAATGTTCCACTTCCAAATTATGAGAAGATGGTGACACTTTATGGACCCAACCGAGCTGATGGCGATGAATCTGGGACTTTAAAGGAGACAAGAAAACAAAGTTCATCGGTCATTGATGAAGACTTTGTAGAAACTATTCAAGACATTGATGGCCATGTTGCTCAAAATGAGGTGAATTTGGAGGGTTTTGATGCTCCTCATTTTGATTTTACTGTACCTGAAACACAATCATCAGACCCCTCTCCTATAGCAAGTGGTagtaaaaagaagaaattgaaagtGGCTAAGAATAAAGAGTCaaacaatgaaatgattgaaatGAAAGAGTCAATGAATATGGTTGCTGAGGCACTACGAGAAGGAAATGAAATAATGAGAGAACGTCAAAAATATGATCTGCCTCCAATTTCTGGTGAAGAAACATGGAATTTAATAGAGGGTTGCGGGTGTGAGGCAGCGTCATTGCCTAAGATATATTGTGCTGTCATGAACGATGTTAACAAACTTAGAATGATTCTCCAATGTCCACTTGAAGCACGCAAAGCTGTGATAATGCAAATGGTCTTTGGTTCATCTGATTAA